From Rhodopseudomonas palustris:
ACGTCTGCGCCGGATCAAGATCTTCGCAACCCTGGGCCCTGCTTCTTCCGACAGCGCGATGATCCGCAAGCTGTTCGAGGCCGGCGCCGATGTGTTTCGGATCAACATGAGCCACACCTCGCACGACATGATGCGGGAGCTGATCAAGACGATCCGCAACGTCGAATCGAGCTACGGCCGCCCGATCGGCATTCTGGTCGATCTGCAGGGACCGAAGCTGCGGGTCGGCATGTTCGGCAATGGGCCGATCCAGCTCAACAACGGCGCCACCTTCGTGCTGGATTCCAGCAAGGAGCCCGGCGACGCCGACCGCGTCCACCTGCCGCATCCGGAAATTCTCTCCGCGCTGAAAGTCGGCGACGCGATGCTGCTCGACGACGGCAAGGTCCGGCTGATCTGCGAGGAGACCTCGCCCGATCGCGCCGTGACCCGCGTGGTGATCGGCGGCAAGATGTCCGACCGCAAGGGCGTCAGCCTGCCCGACACCGATCTGCCGATGTCGGCGATGACCAACAAGGACCGCGCCGACCTCGAGGCCGCCTGCGAGGCCGGCATCGACTGGGTGGCGCTGTCCTTCGTGCAGCGCGCCGAGGACGTCGCCGAGGCCAAGCGGATGATCCGCGGCCGTGCCGCGGTGATGGCGAAGATCGAGAAGCCGCAGGCGATCGACCGTCTCGACGACATCCTCGACGTTTCCGACGCGCTGATGGTGGCGCGCGGCGACCTCGGCGTCGAGATGCCGCTGGAGCGGGTGCCGAGTCTTCAGAAGCAGATGACCCGCATGGCGCGCCGCGCCGGCAAGCCGGTGGTCGTCGCCACCCAGATGCTGGAATCGATGATCTCGAGCCCGGTGCCGACGCGCGCCGAAGTCTCCGACGTCGCCACCGCGGTCTATGAAGGCGCCGACGCGATCATGCTGTCGGCGGAATCCGCCGCCGGCAAATATCCGGTCGAAGCGGTCTCGACGATGAACCGGATCGGCGAGGAGGTCGAACGCGACCCGCTGTATCGCACCGTGGTGACGGCGCAGCGGCCGGAGCCGGAAGCCACCGCCGGCGACGCGATCGCCGGCGCGGCGCGGCAGGTCGCCGAAACCCTCGATTTGTCGGCGATCATCTGCTGGACCAGTTCGGGCTCGACCGCGCTGCGCGTCGCGCGCGAGCGGCCGAAAGTGCCGGTGGTGGCGATCACCCCGAACATCAATACCGGCCGTAAACTGTCCGCGGTGTGGGGCGTGCATTGCGTCGTCGCCGAGGACGCCAAGGATCAGGACGACATGGTCGACCGCGCCGGCCGCATCGCGTTCCGCGACGGCTTCGCCAAATCCGGCCAGCGCGTCATCATCGTCGCCGGCGTCCCGCTCGGCACCCCCGGCGCCACCAACATGGTGCGGATCGCCTATGTCGGGCCTACCGATACGGAGGTGTGAGGGCAGCAGCCCGATTCAGGCTGCTTCCTCGATCCCGACCACCAGGCGCTTGCCCAGCGCACGTAGCGCCTGGACCATCGCGGGTAGCTTGGTCGGGTGCTTGGGATCCAGGATACGGCGAACCTCTTTCTCATCCTTGTTCATGCGGCGCGCGAATTCGCTCTTACTGATGCCGGCGACCGCAAACGCCTCGAGCACAGCGAGCTTGGCAGCGACGTCCGGCGCAACCGCGATCATGGTCGCGCCCTTGCCCTTCGCCTTGACCTTCGGCAGCGGCAGTTCGCGCTGCGGATAGCTCAGCAGCGCCAGACCCAACGCCTCCTCCGCCTGCGCGCGGGCATCCGCGATATCGTCACCTTGGGTGATCGCTTCCGGAACGTCGGGAAAGCTCACGACGATAGTCCCCTTGCGATCTCCCGCTTCGAACTCCGCGGCGTAGGCGTATGTCTTCATCGTCAGCCCCTCTTCGGGCACGTCATTCGGCGAGACCGAGCTGCTTACGGATCTTGCGTGCGGTTTTCGGATCGATCTCACGGCTCGGCAGGGTCGTGAGACGATCGCCCACATAGACCATGGCATGGCCACCCTTGCCCTTGCGGTAGTCGACACGAAATCCGAGACCCAGCGCGCGAGCCTCGGCACGTAGTTCGGCGATGAAGCGATCCCGCTTGTCCATGCCGATCCCTCGACGGGACAAATATCGGACATTTTTGTCCGCGCGTCAATGGGACCGCTCCGCAGAGACCCGTGGCGGGCGGCTTCAGGTGCGCCGGCTCGACGAGCGCACCTGATGACGTCGCTTCGATCAGCCCGCCAGCTTCGCCTCCAGCGTGATCTTGGTATTGAGCAGTTTCGACACCGGGCAGCCCGCCTTGGCCTTGCCGGCGAGTTCCTGGAAGGTGGTGTCGTCGGCGCCGGGGATCTTGGCGGTGAGCGTCAGATGGACCGCGGTGATCTCGAAGCCGTCACCCTGCTTTTCCAGCGTCACGTCGGCCTTGGTCTCCATCTGCTCGGCGGTGAGCTTGGCTTCGCCGAGGATCAGCGACAGCGCCATGGTGAAGCAGGCGGCGTGCGCCGCGCCGATCAGTTCTTCGGGGTTGGAGCCGGGCTTGCCTTCGAACCGGCTGGCGAAGCCGTAGGGATAGTCCGACAGCGCGCCGCTCTTGGTCGAGATCGCGCCCTTGCCGTCCTTGATGCCGCCCTGCCATTTGGCCGAACCGAATGTCGTGCTCATTGCGTAGCTCCTGCTTTGGTGAATGGTCGGGGATGAAAGACTAATGCATCGCTGCGTGCGATTTCGTGACGGCGGTCGCGATCAACGCCTCGATCTCACGTTGCACCAGATCGGGGGCGGCGTTCTGCACCATGTGCCCGACATCCGGCAGCACGATCAGCTTCGCCTGCGGAACCGCGGCGGCGAAGGCGCGCGAATGGATGTCGACAGAGACGATCTCGTCGGCGTCGCCATGGATCAGCACGGTCGGCGCGGTGATCTGCGGATAGCGCGCGGCCTGCTCGGCCACGGCCGCCTTCAGCGTGGTCAAGTCCCAGCTATTGGCGAGGAATGCGCGCGGCCGCAGCAGCAGCGGCGTCGCGCTGGCGTCGACGTAATCCTCGGGCATGGTCTGCGGCGCGAACGCCGAGCGGGCCCCCGGCTCCGTGAGCAACAATCCGAGCGGGAGCGTGACGGTATGAGCCAGCAGCGGGCCCACCACCGGGGTAGTCATTACCTGGTTATAGGTGCCGACGCCGCCGCGCCACGGATGCGTCACCGGCGCCAGCATCACCAGCCCCGCGACGCGCTGCGGCTGATCCAGCGCCATCCGCGCGCCGAGCGCTCCGGCCATCGAATGCACCACGACGATCGCGCGCGCTACGCCGAGCGAATCGAGCGCCTCGCCGATCATTTGCGCCTGCGTCGCGGGCGACGAATCGGCGAGGTCGTCGCGGCTGCTCCAGCCATGGCCGGGCCGGTCGATCAGCAACACGCGGTGCCGCCGCGCGAGCTGGTCGCCGAGCGGCACGCGCATCGCGCCGAGATTGGAGCTCGCGCCGTGAATCATCACGATCGGCGGCGTGGCGAGATTGCGGGGGCCGAGATCGACGACGTGCAGCCTGCCGCCGCTGACGGCGATCACTTCGCCCTGCGGCGGAAACCTGCCCTGCAGCCACAGCACGCCGGCCTGCGTCAGCAGCGCCAGCGCGGAGAGCGTCGCAATGGCGCCGATCACGATCATGGAAGAGACCCGGGAGAATTTTCGCACGGGTGAGTTACGCCGTGTGGCCGCGAATGTTTCGTCGTCCCGCTCAGATATCGCGGCCCTCGACCTTTTCGGTCAGGGTCTTCACCAGGTCGGGCACCTTATCGAGATGCGGATTGATCGCCAGCGCCTTGCGGAAGGCATCGAGCGCGCGCTTGTCGTCGCCGAGTTCCTGCATGATCATGCCGAGCCCGGCCAGCGCGCCGAAATGGCGCGGCTCGCGCGCCAGCACCTGCTCGATATCGCCAAGCGAGCGGGCATATTCATTCTGCAGATAGAAGATCGTGGCGCGGCGATTCCAGCCCTCGAGATAGTCCGGCCGCAGCTTCACCACCGCGTCGAGCAGCTTCACCGCGACGTCGAACTGCTTGGCCTCGATCGCGACCTTCGCACGCGACATCAGCAGCGCCGTGGTGTCGCTGGAGGTCTGGCTCCACAGCGCCCAGATCCGCGCCTCGACATGCTTGGCGCTGGCCTCGTCGGGCGCGGCCTTCAGCGCGCCGAACAGGAACTCCAGGCCCTTGGCCGGATCACCGACGACGCGGGGGAGCTTCGCCGGCGGCGATGGCGGCTGTTCCAGCGGCTTGTCGAGGGAATGCTTGGGCGGCGCGTTCCTGGGCGATTCGGGCGCCTGGGCATGCGCGGCGAGCGGCAGCAGCGCGGCCAGCAGGGCCGCGCAAGGCAGGAATCGGCGGAAGGTCAAACCAGGGGCCATCCGCGAAGTCTAGACGCAGGACAACGCGCTGCAAAGCAGCGCGTGCGTCACACAGGCGTGATGGTAATACGACCGGCGGCCGGCAAATGCTCAGCCGCGCGCGGTCCCGGTAACGATCAACCCTGGCGGGCCTTGAAGCGGCGCTGCACCTTGTTGATCACGTAGAGCCGGCCCTTGCGCCGCACGAGGCGGTTGTCGCGATGGCGGGAGCGCAGCGATTTCAGCGAGTTACGGACCTTCATGGGTCTATCCTGACTGTTTGAAAGGCCGTTTGGGACTGGCCGAAGGTGTAAAACATACCTTTCCCGCCGGCGGCACTCCGCCCGGGACGGTCGTTTTCTAACGAGGGCAGCCCGGCCTGTCAATCGAACCGGACGGCCAAAGGCACCGTTTCCGCAGGGAAAATGCCGGATCGGCCGATCGCGCTGGCCTGCAGGCGAACCAGTCCCTCATCCGGTGGTCGGGCCGCCGATCCGGCGGCTTCACAGCTCCGAAAAATAGTTATAGACCATAATCAATTCTCCCGCCCCGCCAAGAAGGCCAAGGAAACGCCCCGATGCTCAATCCCGACGATCTCGTCGCCATCGATATCCACACCCATGCCGAGGAGCCGTGCGGCTGCCACGGCGACGACGGTTACGACGATTTCCAGGCACGGATGGCCGAGTATTTCGGCTCCCCGAACAAGCATCCGCCGACCGTGCCGGAAACCGCAGCCTATTATCGCGCCAAGAAGATCGCCGCGGTGATCTTCCCGGTCGACGCCGAGCGCGAGACCGGCTTCCGCCGCTACAACAACGACGAGATGATCGAGGTCACGCGGGCCAATTCCGACGTACTGATTCCGTTCGCCTCGATCGATCCGCACAAGGGCAAGCTCGGGGTGCGCGAAGCGCGGCGGCTGATCAAGGACTACGGCATCAAGGGCTTCAAGTTTCACCCGACGATGCAGGGCTTCTATCCCAACGACCGGCTGGCTTATCCGCTGTATGAAGCGATCCAGGAAGGCGGCGCGATCGCGCTGTTCCACACCGGCCAGACCGGCGTCGGCTCCGGCATGCCGGGCGGCATGGGAATGCGGCTGAAATACTCCAACCCGATGTACATGGACGACGTCGCGGTCGACTTCCCCGACATGAAGATCATCCTCGCGCATCCCTCGTTCCCCTGGCAGGAAGAAGCGCTGTCGGTCGCGACCCACAAGCCCAACGTCTATATCGATCTGTCGGGATGGTCGCCGAAATACTTCCCGCCGATTCTGGTGCGCTACATCAACGGCCTGCTGCAGGACAAAATGCTGTTCGGCTCGGACTGGCCGGTGATCACGCCGGACCGCTGGCTCGCCGATTTCGCCAAGCTCGAGATCCGCGACGAGGTTCGCCCGAAAGTGTTGAAGCAGAACGCCCGCAAGCTGCTGGGGATCTGAGCTTGTCACCTCTCCCCGCGCGCGGGGAGAGGTCGGCATGCATCGTCAGATGCATGCCGAGTGAGGGGGCGCTTCGCCGCAGCCGAGCCGCAGCGACTCGCGTCGCCCCTCACCCCACCCCTCTCCCCGCAAGAGCGGGGCGAGGGAGCCCGCCGCAATCCTTGCACCGCTTCCCGAAGCAACGGCGCCCGCGCTTCTCATCGCTCGACCACTGCGATAGCGTCGCCCTACCAGCGAAATCGCAGCAACTACCGAGACCCCCTATGACCATCAAAGCCGTCGTGTTCGATGCCTACGGCACGCTGTACGACATCCAGTCGGTCGCATCCGTCACCGAGCAGGCGTTTCCCGGCTACGGCGATGTGATCACCCAGGTTTGGCGAATCAAGCAGCTCGAATACACGTGGCTGCGGTCGCTGATGGGCACGTACGAAGATTTCGGCGTCGTCACCCGGGACTCGCTGGCCTACACGCTGGACTGCCTCGGGCTCGACGATGGCGGCGCGGCGCCCCGGCGGATCTTCGACAAATATCTGCATCTCGATCCCTATCCCGACGCGGTCGCGGCGCTGACCGCGCTACGCGGGCGCAAGCTCGCGATCCTGTCGAACGGCAGCCCCGACATGCTCGGCGCGTTGACCAGGAACACCGGCCTCGACGGCCTGCTCGACGACGTCATCAGCGTCGATGCGGCCAAGGTTTTCAAACCCGATCCGGCCGCCTATGCGCTCGCCGAGACCCGGCTCGGCGTGACACCGCGCGAAGTGCTGTTCGTGTCGTCCAACCCGTGGGACGTCGCCGGCGCCAAAGCCTTCGGCTTCACCGTCGCCTGGATCGAGCGTGTCAGCCGCGAGACGATGGCGCGTGAGTTGGCCCGCTCCGGACCGCTGCCGCCGCTGACGATATTCAAGGCGCTCCGCACGCAGATGGACGTGCTCGGTTTCGAACCGGATTACCGGATCGCCTCGCTGTCGGAGCTTTCGGAGGTTGTGACCGCATGAGTCTCGAATCCGTCCGCGCCTGGTTCGCCGCACACGCCCCCGACATCGCCGTCGAGGAATCCGACAAGAGCTCGGCCACGGTGCCGCTCGCCGCGGAGGCCTACGGCGTGCCGCCGGAGCAGATCGCCAAAACGCTGTCGCTGCGGGTCGGAGACCGTGTCGTACTGGTGGTGACCAGCGGCACCGCACGGCTGGACAACAAGAAGGCCAAAGCGGCGTTCGGCGGCAAGCCGAAGATGCTCGGCGTCCACGAAGTCGCCGATCTCACCGGCCATGAAGTCGGCGGCGTCTGTCCGTTCGGCCTGAAGGATCCGCTGCCGATCTATTGCGACGTCTCGCTGCAGGCGTTCGACGTCGTGGTGCCGGCGGCGGGCTCGACCCACAGCGCGGTGCGGATCGCGCCGCGGCGGATGGCGGAGTTGGTCGGCGCCGAATGGGTCGATGTCAGTGAAGTGCGCGCCGAACAG
This genomic window contains:
- the pyk gene encoding pyruvate kinase, with amino-acid sequence MRRLRRIKIFATLGPASSDSAMIRKLFEAGADVFRINMSHTSHDMMRELIKTIRNVESSYGRPIGILVDLQGPKLRVGMFGNGPIQLNNGATFVLDSSKEPGDADRVHLPHPEILSALKVGDAMLLDDGKVRLICEETSPDRAVTRVVIGGKMSDRKGVSLPDTDLPMSAMTNKDRADLEAACEAGIDWVALSFVQRAEDVAEAKRMIRGRAAVMAKIEKPQAIDRLDDILDVSDALMVARGDLGVEMPLERVPSLQKQMTRMARRAGKPVVVATQMLESMISSPVPTRAEVSDVATAVYEGADAIMLSAESAAGKYPVEAVSTMNRIGEEVERDPLYRTVVTAQRPEPEATAGDAIAGAARQVAETLDLSAIICWTSSGSTALRVARERPKVPVVAITPNINTGRKLSAVWGVHCVVAEDAKDQDDMVDRAGRIAFRDGFAKSGQRVIIVAGVPLGTPGATNMVRIAYVGPTDTEV
- a CDS encoding type II toxin-antitoxin system HicB family antitoxin; this translates as MKTYAYAAEFEAGDRKGTIVVSFPDVPEAITQGDDIADARAQAEEALGLALLSYPQRELPLPKVKAKGKGATMIAVAPDVAAKLAVLEAFAVAGISKSEFARRMNKDEKEVRRILDPKHPTKLPAMVQALRALGKRLVVGIEEAA
- a CDS encoding type II toxin-antitoxin system HicA family toxin yields the protein MDKRDRFIAELRAEARALGLGFRVDYRKGKGGHAMVYVGDRLTTLPSREIDPKTARKIRKQLGLAE
- a CDS encoding OsmC family protein, with translation MSTTFGSAKWQGGIKDGKGAISTKSGALSDYPYGFASRFEGKPGSNPEELIGAAHAACFTMALSLILGEAKLTAEQMETKADVTLEKQGDGFEITAVHLTLTAKIPGADDTTFQELAGKAKAGCPVSKLLNTKITLEAKLAG
- a CDS encoding alpha/beta hydrolase; protein product: MIVIGAIATLSALALLTQAGVLWLQGRFPPQGEVIAVSGGRLHVVDLGPRNLATPPIVMIHGASSNLGAMRVPLGDQLARRHRVLLIDRPGHGWSSRDDLADSSPATQAQMIGEALDSLGVARAIVVVHSMAGALGARMALDQPQRVAGLVMLAPVTHPWRGGVGTYNQVMTTPVVGPLLAHTVTLPLGLLLTEPGARSAFAPQTMPEDYVDASATPLLLRPRAFLANSWDLTTLKAAVAEQAARYPQITAPTVLIHGDADEIVSVDIHSRAFAAAVPQAKLIVLPDVGHMVQNAAPDLVQREIEALIATAVTKSHAAMH
- a CDS encoding tetratricopeptide repeat protein, whose protein sequence is MAPGLTFRRFLPCAALLAALLPLAAHAQAPESPRNAPPKHSLDKPLEQPPSPPAKLPRVVGDPAKGLEFLFGALKAAPDEASAKHVEARIWALWSQTSSDTTALLMSRAKVAIEAKQFDVAVKLLDAVVKLRPDYLEGWNRRATIFYLQNEYARSLGDIEQVLAREPRHFGALAGLGMIMQELGDDKRALDAFRKALAINPHLDKVPDLVKTLTEKVEGRDI
- the ykgO gene encoding type B 50S ribosomal protein L36, encoding MKVRNSLKSLRSRHRDNRLVRRKGRLYVINKVQRRFKARQG
- a CDS encoding amidohydrolase family protein, which encodes MLNPDDLVAIDIHTHAEEPCGCHGDDGYDDFQARMAEYFGSPNKHPPTVPETAAYYRAKKIAAVIFPVDAERETGFRRYNNDEMIEVTRANSDVLIPFASIDPHKGKLGVREARRLIKDYGIKGFKFHPTMQGFYPNDRLAYPLYEAIQEGGAIALFHTGQTGVGSGMPGGMGMRLKYSNPMYMDDVAVDFPDMKIILAHPSFPWQEEALSVATHKPNVYIDLSGWSPKYFPPILVRYINGLLQDKMLFGSDWPVITPDRWLADFAKLEIRDEVRPKVLKQNARKLLGI
- a CDS encoding haloacid dehalogenase type II, which encodes MTIKAVVFDAYGTLYDIQSVASVTEQAFPGYGDVITQVWRIKQLEYTWLRSLMGTYEDFGVVTRDSLAYTLDCLGLDDGGAAPRRIFDKYLHLDPYPDAVAALTALRGRKLAILSNGSPDMLGALTRNTGLDGLLDDVISVDAAKVFKPDPAAYALAETRLGVTPREVLFVSSNPWDVAGAKAFGFTVAWIERVSRETMARELARSGPLPPLTIFKALRTQMDVLGFEPDYRIASLSELSEVVTA
- a CDS encoding YbaK/EbsC family protein gives rise to the protein MSLESVRAWFAAHAPDIAVEESDKSSATVPLAAEAYGVPPEQIAKTLSLRVGDRVVLVVTSGTARLDNKKAKAAFGGKPKMLGVHEVADLTGHEVGGVCPFGLKDPLPIYCDVSLQAFDVVVPAAGSTHSAVRIAPRRMAELVGAEWVDVSEVRAEQAASQP